A genomic region of Candidatus Omnitrophota bacterium contains the following coding sequences:
- a CDS encoding BlaI/MecI/CopY family transcriptional regulator: MNRPRNTILTEWETTLMNVIWQQDEITANDIQDVLDSQGTPRSNSAIRTTLAAMERKGYLSHRTDGRTFYYSANIQRRFAENTALSYVRDVFFHGCTPSMILRLMEEDKITLKELETMRKHLNINLE; this comes from the coding sequence ATGAATCGACCACGAAATACCATTTTAACCGAATGGGAAACGACGTTAATGAATGTCATCTGGCAGCAGGATGAAATCACGGCCAACGATATTCAAGATGTCCTTGATTCTCAAGGAACTCCGCGCAGCAATTCGGCCATTCGCACGACGCTCGCCGCCATGGAAAGAAAAGGCTATTTGTCGCATCGCACGGACGGACGCACGTTTTACTACTCGGCGAATATCCAGCGGCGCTTCGCCGAAAATACGGCGCTCTCTTATGTTCGCGACGTTTTCTTCCACGGCTGCACCCCCTCGATGATCCTGCGCTTGATGGAAGAGGATAAAATCACGCTCAAAGAATTGGAGACGATGCGGAAACACTTGAATATCAATCTTGAATGA
- a CDS encoding M56 family metallopeptidase, whose protein sequence is MNSIRDTLSFLLPLWANHIVPLLVPWSLAAVLFIFLAERLHRLTQTNDLSLQNRLWRAAIVSFFCLPFLQACHISFISIPLSSRYYQLFAGSWFRITVYVAGIVYIMGLWIPLSRLILNGKDIFLLLRAAVPCRTPNIHFLLHEEATRLGIKGKIHIRIVDIDCSPAVVYTLKTYIVLPRFLLHQYSPSDIRLVLIHELTHIRNNDRLFWILLWSMETLLWFVPGIHVLRYRFNEAAETQCDNEAVKASSAKKEYAALFYRLSQSLYQSAYAEGMAHFSQKNAALRRFQRILSLEEGALESTSMAHRFLTIPCFVLLLFLLGGLQITATPNKLRSESADIPTVVLNNIVLTQTFPETAMPDPAAICPIDAPKVGNVIYAGGAYWYLNTESNGIAEIVGWSFDKINTQFKQAGKLTLPYHPIVSNQPIDYNAVSYALLYGGGDYLIVTGIDSNNLVTLKTNISKANSYGGIVIVDVSNPLNPKIAAHIGGVLAQVAANQDHLLLALLSTIKEDDWGYCRSNEIVAFDIKNIYAPQELWRTPSPDNKEGIYAADFSPRDPSILYIGVNSDLFLYKIDQKEFRLLSCWKFGDATSFINFIKAYNDYLFLVTSSLQGIPFQNTMANVCLRSIPLIKPDEASLLYKLPIVNPNSTSITFYGCTYENSRQMLTYILGSAEGIYLSQVNHEGRIQPLACYPLKNYQFPLLWMEEFIAIGINPIYLYPAASFHFDADVLNWDAYGHNAPR, encoded by the coding sequence ATGAATTCGATTCGCGACACGCTATCGTTTCTTCTGCCTCTGTGGGCGAACCATATCGTTCCTTTGCTTGTTCCGTGGTCTCTAGCGGCGGTGCTTTTTATTTTTCTGGCGGAGAGGCTTCATCGGCTAACGCAAACGAACGATTTATCGCTGCAAAACCGGCTATGGCGCGCGGCGATCGTTTCATTTTTCTGTCTGCCCTTTTTGCAAGCTTGCCATATCTCTTTTATTTCCATTCCCCTCTCGTCCCGTTATTACCAACTTTTCGCCGGCTCATGGTTTAGAATAACGGTTTATGTAGCGGGGATTGTTTATATAATGGGTTTATGGATACCCTTAAGCCGCCTGATATTGAATGGGAAGGATATTTTTCTTCTGCTGCGCGCCGCCGTTCCTTGCCGAACTCCGAATATTCATTTCCTCTTGCATGAGGAAGCGACGCGGTTGGGAATCAAGGGTAAAATCCACATCCGAATCGTGGACATCGATTGTTCGCCCGCCGTCGTTTATACTTTAAAAACCTATATTGTCTTGCCCCGTTTTTTGCTCCATCAGTATTCTCCCAGCGATATTCGTCTCGTCCTCATTCACGAATTGACTCATATCCGTAATAATGATCGGTTATTCTGGATTTTATTATGGTCGATGGAAACGCTGTTGTGGTTTGTCCCCGGAATTCATGTCTTGCGTTATCGTTTCAATGAGGCTGCCGAAACCCAATGCGACAACGAAGCCGTGAAAGCATCCAGCGCCAAAAAAGAATACGCCGCTCTTTTCTATCGCCTATCGCAAAGCCTTTATCAGTCAGCCTATGCGGAAGGCATGGCCCATTTTTCCCAGAAGAATGCGGCGTTGCGCCGTTTTCAGCGCATTCTTTCCCTCGAGGAAGGCGCTTTGGAATCCACTTCAATGGCCCATCGTTTTTTAACGATCCCTTGTTTCGTTCTGTTGTTGTTTCTGCTGGGCGGATTGCAAATTACCGCCACTCCCAACAAGTTGCGCAGCGAGTCCGCCGATATCCCCACTGTGGTATTGAACAATATCGTCCTAACGCAAACCTTTCCAGAAACAGCTATGCCGGATCCTGCAGCCATTTGCCCGATAGATGCGCCAAAGGTTGGTAATGTGATATACGCGGGTGGGGCTTACTGGTATTTAAACACGGAATCGAATGGCATTGCGGAAATCGTTGGATGGTCTTTCGATAAAATAAATACGCAATTCAAACAGGCCGGCAAGCTAACGCTGCCTTATCATCCTATCGTTTCCAATCAACCGATCGATTACAACGCCGTCTCTTATGCGTTGTTATATGGCGGCGGCGATTATCTTATCGTAACAGGAATTGATTCAAACAATCTCGTCACTCTGAAAACGAATATCTCCAAAGCGAATTCCTATGGCGGAATAGTCATCGTTGATGTTTCCAATCCTTTGAATCCCAAAATCGCCGCCCATATCGGCGGCGTTTTAGCGCAGGTTGCGGCCAACCAAGACCATCTTCTTCTTGCTCTTTTATCTACTATAAAAGAAGACGATTGGGGGTATTGCCGATCCAACGAAATCGTTGCTTTCGATATCAAGAATATTTACGCCCCCCAAGAGTTATGGCGAACACCTTCGCCAGACAATAAAGAAGGCATTTATGCCGCCGATTTCTCTCCCCGCGACCCATCCATCCTTTATATAGGCGTTAATAGCGATCTATTTCTATATAAAATCGATCAAAAAGAATTTCGTCTCCTATCTTGCTGGAAATTCGGCGATGCAACTAGCTTTATAAACTTTATAAAAGCGTATAACGATTACCTTTTTCTGGTTACATCTTCCCTTCAGGGTATTCCATTTCAAAATACTATGGCAAATGTATGTTTGCGATCGATACCTCTAATAAAACCGGACGAAGCGTCCCTTTTGTACAAACTGCCAATCGTCAATCCTAATTCAACGAGCATCACTTTCTACGGCTGCACTTATGAGAACAGCCGCCAGATGCTGACATATATTCTTGGAAGCGCCGAAGGAATCTATTT